A single window of Granulicella mallensis MP5ACTX8 DNA harbors:
- the leuS gene encoding leucine--tRNA ligase, which produces MPEIEKNENQNRYNPAEIEPRWQARWDADPSLYAAEPHSSGKPKFYCLEMLPYPSGQLHMGHVRNYSIGDALARFMWMRGYNVLHPMGWDAFGLPAENAALKNNTPPREWTLKNIEQMKVQMRRIGLSYDWAGTEVATCLPEYYRWNQWIFLKMVENDLAYRKSSKVNWCPKCATVLANEQVIGGCCWRHEDTLVEQRELEQWFLRITKYADELLDGLDKLPGWPEKVRTMQRNWIGRSEGTHVDFAVSESAGKIRVFTTRVDTIFGATSIQLAPEHPLVKQWALNDAALQQSVEEMIAQQKIARETGDIGNIEKHGVSTGRHAINPFNGETLPIWVANYILADYGTGAIMSVPGHDERDFEFAQKYGLPIKRVVAPSVSGTEEIALPYTGKEEAVLVDSGEWTGEASLEAQDKMARYAEEHGFGQKTTTFRLKDWGVSRQRYWGTPIPMVYCINGHEGVKPQGVVALPESALPVLLPEKIEITQEGGSPLAKVPEFVNTTCPVCGGPARRETDTMDTFVDSSWYFYRYTDARNSNAPFDSDKANYWFPIDQYIGGVEHAILHLIYSRFWTKVMRDLGLIKNAEPAERLFTQGMVIKDGAKMSKSKGNVVSPDEMISRYGADATRMYALFAAPPDRDLEWQEEGVAGISRFLARVYRLTSKFAPVVRELEKNAHGDEIAPSALAAQTPAGAALLRTLHQTIAKITEDFSGRWHFNTCIAAIMILVNEISTAEAAMDAGDISVGTIAEVFHKLVLMLAPFAPFMAAELWEQMGGEGVLFRQPWPEADAELARESEIEIPVQINGKLANVVKVAAESDEETIKAAALADEKVAARLVGKTVVKTIVVKGRMVNLVVK; this is translated from the coding sequence CCCGCAGAGATCGAACCCAGGTGGCAGGCGCGGTGGGACGCCGATCCTTCGCTTTACGCAGCGGAGCCGCACTCCAGCGGCAAGCCCAAGTTTTATTGCCTCGAGATGCTGCCCTACCCCAGCGGCCAACTGCACATGGGGCATGTGCGCAACTACTCCATCGGCGATGCGCTCGCGCGCTTTATGTGGATGCGCGGCTACAACGTGCTGCACCCAATGGGCTGGGACGCCTTCGGCCTGCCGGCAGAGAACGCTGCGCTCAAGAACAACACGCCGCCGCGCGAGTGGACCCTCAAGAACATCGAGCAGATGAAGGTGCAGATGCGCCGCATCGGCCTCAGCTACGACTGGGCCGGTACCGAGGTCGCCACCTGCCTGCCCGAGTACTATCGCTGGAATCAGTGGATCTTCCTGAAGATGGTCGAAAACGACCTCGCCTACCGAAAGTCGAGCAAGGTGAACTGGTGCCCTAAGTGCGCGACCGTGCTGGCGAACGAGCAGGTTATCGGCGGTTGCTGCTGGCGTCACGAGGACACGCTCGTGGAACAGCGCGAGCTGGAGCAGTGGTTTCTGCGGATCACGAAGTATGCCGATGAGCTGCTGGACGGCCTGGACAAGCTGCCCGGCTGGCCCGAGAAGGTGCGCACCATGCAGCGCAACTGGATCGGGCGGAGCGAAGGCACGCACGTCGACTTTGCGGTCAGCGAGTCAGCAGGAAAGATTCGAGTGTTTACGACCCGTGTGGATACCATTTTCGGCGCGACATCGATCCAGCTTGCGCCGGAGCACCCGCTGGTCAAGCAATGGGCGCTGAATGATGCTGCATTGCAGCAGTCTGTCGAGGAGATGATTGCGCAGCAGAAGATCGCGCGCGAGACCGGTGATATCGGCAACATCGAGAAGCACGGCGTCTCTACGGGCAGGCATGCGATCAATCCGTTCAACGGCGAGACGCTGCCGATCTGGGTGGCGAACTATATTCTTGCGGACTACGGCACGGGCGCGATCATGAGCGTTCCGGGCCACGACGAGCGCGACTTTGAGTTCGCGCAGAAGTACGGCCTGCCGATCAAGCGTGTCGTCGCGCCGAGTGTTTCCGGCACCGAAGAGATTGCGTTGCCCTATACCGGTAAGGAAGAGGCCGTGCTGGTCGACTCCGGCGAGTGGACCGGTGAGGCTTCGCTCGAGGCTCAGGACAAGATGGCTCGCTACGCCGAGGAGCATGGTTTCGGCCAGAAGACCACGACGTTCCGCCTGAAGGATTGGGGTGTCAGCCGTCAGCGCTACTGGGGCACGCCGATCCCGATGGTGTATTGCATCAACGGACATGAGGGCGTGAAGCCCCAGGGTGTCGTTGCTCTGCCGGAGAGCGCGTTGCCGGTGCTGCTGCCGGAGAAGATCGAGATCACGCAGGAGGGCGGCTCGCCGCTCGCGAAGGTGCCGGAGTTCGTCAACACCACCTGCCCGGTGTGCGGTGGTCCTGCGCGGCGTGAGACCGACACGATGGATACCTTCGTCGATTCGAGCTGGTACTTCTATCGCTACACCGATGCACGGAACTCGAACGCGCCCTTCGACTCCGACAAGGCGAACTACTGGTTTCCGATCGACCAATACATTGGCGGTGTGGAGCACGCCATTCTGCACCTGATCTACTCGCGCTTCTGGACGAAGGTGATGCGCGATCTCGGACTGATCAAGAATGCCGAGCCAGCGGAGCGCCTGTTTACGCAGGGCATGGTGATCAAGGACGGCGCGAAGATGTCCAAGTCGAAGGGCAACGTGGTTTCGCCCGACGAGATGATTTCGCGCTATGGCGCCGATGCGACGCGCATGTACGCGCTCTTCGCCGCGCCGCCGGACCGCGATCTGGAGTGGCAGGAAGAGGGCGTTGCAGGCATCAGCCGCTTTCTGGCGCGTGTCTACAGGCTGACTTCTAAGTTCGCGCCTGTGGTGCGCGAGCTGGAGAAGAACGCCCACGGCGATGAGATTGCCCCTTCGGCGCTCGCGGCCCAGACGCCTGCCGGCGCTGCGCTGCTGCGCACGCTGCATCAGACGATCGCCAAGATCACCGAGGACTTCAGTGGGCGCTGGCACTTCAACACCTGCATCGCCGCGATCATGATCCTGGTCAACGAGATCTCCACCGCTGAAGCGGCGATGGATGCGGGCGATATCTCTGTGGGTACGATTGCGGAGGTCTTCCATAAGCTGGTGTTGATGCTCGCCCCGTTCGCGCCCTTCATGGCGGCGGAGCTGTGGGAGCAGATGGGCGGCGAAGGCGTGCTGTTCCGGCAGCCCTGGCCGGAGGCTGACGCGGAACTCGCACGCGAGAGCGAGATTGAGATTCCCGTGCAGATCAACGGCAAGCTCGCGAACGTGGTGAAGGTCGCCGCGGAGAGCGACGAAGAGACGATCAAAGCGGCTGCCCTGGCGGACGAAAAGGTTGCCGCGCGTCTCGTGGGTAAGACGGTGGTCAAGACCATTGTGGTCAAGGGCCGCATGGTGAACCTGGTGGTGAAGTAG